The following coding sequences are from one Dromaius novaehollandiae isolate bDroNov1 chromosome 24, bDroNov1.hap1, whole genome shotgun sequence window:
- the PLEKHM2 gene encoding pleckstrin homology domain-containing family M member 2 isoform X3 has protein sequence MEPAEVKDRILENISLSVKKLQSYFAACEDETPAIRNHDKVLQRLCEHLDHALLYGLQDLSSGYWVLVVHFTRREAIKQIEVLQHVSTNLGRSRAWLYLALNENSLESYLRLFQENLSLLHKYYVKNALVCSHDHLTLFLTLVSGLEFIRFDLDLDAPYLDLAPYMPDYYKPQYLLDFEDRLPSSVHGSDSLSLNSFNSVTSTNLEWDDSAIAPSSEDYDFGDVFPAMQSMPSRDWEDGDLTDTLSCPRSTASEVNSGKTSVKSPTQRYNPFNEEKADAPSSAETTPVHTASQEKAEATPEGTDQSESCTELEVIRLAKRKKAGKKKKAKPEEPTNTPGPTVPEASTQQAGGDSGVNGLSDRDDSQGDDGPAPPDGEPSPAGPEESSERSALGQLALRIPEMKDTSMESVGQPLSKVMDRLNGQLDPGGWNAPLEPPGQSFRTGTPGETPDGSSSGDLSEGISAPMDFYRFTIESPNAPAPGSGHHDAPGPGQPPHVSGSLEAPEQEESREGEAIGAVEESGGAADEPQIGQTEATNPEAVCELKKEQPSPSLSSAEDSGVEEGQGSPSELTHPSEFRVDNNHLLLLMIHVFRENEEQLFRMIRMSTGHMEGNLQLIYVLLTDCYVYLIRKGAAEKPYMVEEAVSYNELDYVSVGLDQQTVTLVCTNRRKQFLLDTADVALTEFFLVSLKSAMIKGCREPPYPSILTDATMEKLALAKFVAQESKCEACDVVVRFYGLVHWEDPMDEALGPTPNSYASAENAVTKDGILHYKAGTSYLGKEQWKTCFVVLSNGILYQYPDRTDVTPLLSINMGGEQCGGCRRSNTTDRPHSFQVILTDRPSLELSADNEADMADWMQYFCQAVSKGVIPQGVAPTPCVPCCLVLTDKKAFTCHEDCQTSFFRSLGTVELTDVTTVSTEAGKEYCILEFAQDRKQFLPPWVLYFSCTTELERFLSALNAAWKNIYQVDLLHKAILDAAVKKKCEDAQSLIDSAWQRSDSLCRGRAERDPWC, from the exons gCCGGGCATGGCTGTACCTAGCCCTCAACGAAAACTCCTTGGAGAGCTATTTGAGGCTGTTTCAGGAGAATCTAAGCCTGCTACACAAGTACTATGTCAA GAACGCCCTAGTTTGCAGTCACGATCACCTGACCTTGTTCTTAACGCTGGTATCTGGGCTGGAGTTCATCCGCTTTGACTTGGACCTG GATGCTCCTTACCTGGATCTGGCACCGTACATGCCGGATTACTACAAACCTCAGTACCTGCTGGACTTTGAGGACCGCCTGCCCAGCTCAGTGCACGGCTCGGACAGCCTGTCTCTCAACTCCTTCAACTCGGTCACCTCCACCAACCTGGAGTGGGACGACAGTGCCATCGCTCCATCCAGCGAAG ATTATGATTTTGGAGATGTCTTTCCAGCAATGCAGTCCATGCCCAGCAGAGACTGGGAAG ATGGAGACCTCACAGATACGCTCAGCTGCCCGCGCTCCACCGCCTCGGAGGTGAACAGCGGCAAGACCTCCGTGAAGAGCCCCACGCAACGCTACAACCCCTTCAACGAGGAGAAAGCCGATGCACCGTCCTCCGCCGAGACCACGCCAGTGCACACGGCTTCGCAGGAGAAGGCCGAAGCCACCCCCGAAGGAACGGACCAGTCCGAGAGCTGCACGGAGCTGGAGGTCATCAG GTTAGCCAAGAGGAAGAAAGCGGGCAAGAAGAAGAAAGCGAAGCCGGAGGAACCGACGAACACCCCCGGGcccacagtgcctgaggccaGCACCCAGCAGGCTGGGGGAGATAGTGGTGTGAATGGGCTGAGTGACAGGGATGACTCACAGGGAGACGATGGTCCTGCTCCTCCAGATGGTGAACCAAGCCCGGCCGGGCCCGAAGAGAGCAGTGAGCGCTCTGCCCTCGGCCAGCTGGCTTTGCGCATCCCCGAGATGAAGGACACGTCCATGGAGAGCGTGGGGCAGCCGCTGAGCAAGGTGATGGACAGGCTGAACGGGCAGCTGGATCCCGGCGGCTGGAACGCCCCGCTCGAGCCCCCCGGGCAGTCCTTTCGGACCGGCACGCCAGGGGAGACTCCAGATGGATCGTCCTCTGGCGACCTTAGTGAGGGGATTTCGGCCCCCATGGACTTCTACCGCTTTACCATTGAGAGTCCAAACGCTCCTGCACCAGGTAGTGGCCACCATGACGCTCCAGGGCCTGGCCAACCGCCACATGTTTCTGGTAGCCTTGAGGCTCCTGaacaagaagaaagcagagaaggagaagcaattGGGGCAGTAGAAGAGTCTGGAGGGGCAGCTGATGAACCCCAAATTGGCCAGACGGAAGCCACCAACCCAGAGGCTGTCTGCGAGCTGAAGAAAGAGCAGCCCAGCCCTTCCCTGAGCAGTGCCGAGGACTCTGGCGTGGAGGAAGGTCAGGGCAGTCCTTCAGAGCTGACCCACCCCTCTGAGTTCAG GGTGGATAACAACCATCTCCTACTGCTGATGATCCACGTCTTTCGGGAGAACGAGGAGCAGTTGTTCAGG ATGATCCGAATGAGCACCGGGCACATGGAGGGGAACCTTCAGCTGATCTACGTCCTGCTGACGGATTGCTATGTGTATCTGATCCGGAAAG GGGCAGCGGAGAAGCCATACATGGTGGAGGAGGCCGTTTCCTATAACGAGCTGGACTACGTTTCG GTTGGGCTGGATCAGCAGACGGTGACTCTGGTGTGCACCAATCGGAGGAAGCAGTTCCTGCTCGACACCGCGGACGTGGCCCTCACAGA GTTCTTCCTGGTCTCCTTGAAGTCAGCCATGATCAAAGGGTGCCGGGAACCCCCTTACCCCAGTATCCTCACGGACGCCACCATGGAGAAACTGGCGCTCGCGAAGTTTGTGGCCCAGGAGTCCAAGTGCGAG GCCTGCGACGTGGTGGTGCGTTTCTACGGCCTCGTCCACTGGGAAGACCCCATGGACGAGGCGCTGGGACCCACTCCCAACAGCTACGCCTCTGCCGAAAACGCGGTCACGAAGGACGGCATCCTGCACTACAAGGCGGGGACCTCGTACCTGGGCAAAGAGCAGTGGAAGACCTGCTTCGTGGTGCTCAG CAACGGGATCTTGTACCAGTACCCGGACCGCACGGACgtcacccctctgctctccaTCAACATGGG cGGCGAGCAGTGCGGGGGATGCCGGCGCTCCAACACCACCGACCGGCCCCACTCCTTCCAGGTGATCCTGACGGACCGGCCCTCCCTGGAGCTGAGCGCCGACAACGAGGCCGACATGGCAGACTGGATGCAGTACTTCTGCCAGGCCGTCTCCAAAGGG GTAATCCCCCAGGGCGTTGCCCCCACGCCttgtgtcccctgctgcctcgtGCTGACGGACAAGAAGGCCTTCACCTGCCATGAGGACTGCCAGACAAGCTTCTTCCGCTCGCTGGGCACCGTGGAGCTGACGGATGTCACCACCGTCTCCACGGAGGCCGGCAAGGAGTACTGTATCCTA GAGTTTGCTCAGGACCGCAAGCAGTTCCTGCCCCCCTGGGTCCTCTATTTTAGTTGCACTACAGAACTGGAGAGGTTCCTCTCGGCGCTGAACGCCGCGTGGAAGAACATCTACCAG GTCGATCTTCTGCACAAGGCCATCCTGGACGCCGCCGTCAAGAAGAAATGCGAAGACGCTCAGAGCCTCATCGACAGCGCCTGGCAGCGCAGCGACAGCCTGTGCCGTGGACGAGCCGAGCGGGACCCGTGGTGTTAA
- the PLEKHM2 gene encoding pleckstrin homology domain-containing family M member 2 isoform X4 — MEPAEVKDRILENISLSVKKLQSYFAACEDETPAIRNHDKVLQRLCEHLDHALLYGLQDLSSGYWVLVVHFTRREAIKQIEVLQHVSTNLGRSRAWLYLALNENSLESYLRLFQENLSLLHKYYVKNALVCSHDHLTLFLTLVSGLEFIRFDLDLDAPYLDLAPYMPDYYKPQYLLDFEDRLPSSVHGSDSLSLNSFNSVTSTNLEWDDSAIAPSSEDGDLTDTLSCPRSTASEVNSGKTSVKSPTQRYNPFNEEKADAPSSAETTPVHTASQEKAEATPEGTDQSESCTELEVIRLAKRKKAGKKKKAKPEEPTNTPGPTVPEASTQQAGGDSGVNGLSDRDDSQGDDGPAPPDGEPSPAGPEESSERSALGQLALRIPEMKDTSMESVGQPLSKVMDRLNGQLDPGGWNAPLEPPGQSFRTGTPGETPDGSSSGDLSEGISAPMDFYRFTIESPNAPAPGSGHHDAPGPGQPPHVSGSLEAPEQEESREGEAIGAVEESGGAADEPQIGQTEATNPEAVCELKKEQPSPSLSSAEDSGVEEGQGSPSELTHPSEFRVDNNHLLLLMIHVFRENEEQLFRMIRMSTGHMEGNLQLIYVLLTDCYVYLIRKGAAEKPYMVEEAVSYNELDYVSVGLDQQTVTLVCTNRRKQFLLDTADVALTEFFLVSLKSAMIKGCREPPYPSILTDATMEKLALAKFVAQESKCEACDVVVRFYGLVHWEDPMDEALGPTPNSYASAENAVTKDGILHYKAGTSYLGKEQWKTCFVVLSNGILYQYPDRTDVTPLLSINMGGEQCGGCRRSNTTDRPHSFQVILTDRPSLELSADNEADMADWMQYFCQAVSKGVIPQGVAPTPCVPCCLVLTDKKAFTCHEDCQTSFFRSLGTVELTDVTTVSTEAGKEYCILEFAQDRKQFLPPWVLYFSCTTELERFLSALNAAWKNIYQVDLLHKAILDAAVKKKCEDAQSLIDSAWQRSDSLCRGRAERDPWC; from the exons gCCGGGCATGGCTGTACCTAGCCCTCAACGAAAACTCCTTGGAGAGCTATTTGAGGCTGTTTCAGGAGAATCTAAGCCTGCTACACAAGTACTATGTCAA GAACGCCCTAGTTTGCAGTCACGATCACCTGACCTTGTTCTTAACGCTGGTATCTGGGCTGGAGTTCATCCGCTTTGACTTGGACCTG GATGCTCCTTACCTGGATCTGGCACCGTACATGCCGGATTACTACAAACCTCAGTACCTGCTGGACTTTGAGGACCGCCTGCCCAGCTCAGTGCACGGCTCGGACAGCCTGTCTCTCAACTCCTTCAACTCGGTCACCTCCACCAACCTGGAGTGGGACGACAGTGCCATCGCTCCATCCAGCGAAG ATGGAGACCTCACAGATACGCTCAGCTGCCCGCGCTCCACCGCCTCGGAGGTGAACAGCGGCAAGACCTCCGTGAAGAGCCCCACGCAACGCTACAACCCCTTCAACGAGGAGAAAGCCGATGCACCGTCCTCCGCCGAGACCACGCCAGTGCACACGGCTTCGCAGGAGAAGGCCGAAGCCACCCCCGAAGGAACGGACCAGTCCGAGAGCTGCACGGAGCTGGAGGTCATCAG GTTAGCCAAGAGGAAGAAAGCGGGCAAGAAGAAGAAAGCGAAGCCGGAGGAACCGACGAACACCCCCGGGcccacagtgcctgaggccaGCACCCAGCAGGCTGGGGGAGATAGTGGTGTGAATGGGCTGAGTGACAGGGATGACTCACAGGGAGACGATGGTCCTGCTCCTCCAGATGGTGAACCAAGCCCGGCCGGGCCCGAAGAGAGCAGTGAGCGCTCTGCCCTCGGCCAGCTGGCTTTGCGCATCCCCGAGATGAAGGACACGTCCATGGAGAGCGTGGGGCAGCCGCTGAGCAAGGTGATGGACAGGCTGAACGGGCAGCTGGATCCCGGCGGCTGGAACGCCCCGCTCGAGCCCCCCGGGCAGTCCTTTCGGACCGGCACGCCAGGGGAGACTCCAGATGGATCGTCCTCTGGCGACCTTAGTGAGGGGATTTCGGCCCCCATGGACTTCTACCGCTTTACCATTGAGAGTCCAAACGCTCCTGCACCAGGTAGTGGCCACCATGACGCTCCAGGGCCTGGCCAACCGCCACATGTTTCTGGTAGCCTTGAGGCTCCTGaacaagaagaaagcagagaaggagaagcaattGGGGCAGTAGAAGAGTCTGGAGGGGCAGCTGATGAACCCCAAATTGGCCAGACGGAAGCCACCAACCCAGAGGCTGTCTGCGAGCTGAAGAAAGAGCAGCCCAGCCCTTCCCTGAGCAGTGCCGAGGACTCTGGCGTGGAGGAAGGTCAGGGCAGTCCTTCAGAGCTGACCCACCCCTCTGAGTTCAG GGTGGATAACAACCATCTCCTACTGCTGATGATCCACGTCTTTCGGGAGAACGAGGAGCAGTTGTTCAGG ATGATCCGAATGAGCACCGGGCACATGGAGGGGAACCTTCAGCTGATCTACGTCCTGCTGACGGATTGCTATGTGTATCTGATCCGGAAAG GGGCAGCGGAGAAGCCATACATGGTGGAGGAGGCCGTTTCCTATAACGAGCTGGACTACGTTTCG GTTGGGCTGGATCAGCAGACGGTGACTCTGGTGTGCACCAATCGGAGGAAGCAGTTCCTGCTCGACACCGCGGACGTGGCCCTCACAGA GTTCTTCCTGGTCTCCTTGAAGTCAGCCATGATCAAAGGGTGCCGGGAACCCCCTTACCCCAGTATCCTCACGGACGCCACCATGGAGAAACTGGCGCTCGCGAAGTTTGTGGCCCAGGAGTCCAAGTGCGAG GCCTGCGACGTGGTGGTGCGTTTCTACGGCCTCGTCCACTGGGAAGACCCCATGGACGAGGCGCTGGGACCCACTCCCAACAGCTACGCCTCTGCCGAAAACGCGGTCACGAAGGACGGCATCCTGCACTACAAGGCGGGGACCTCGTACCTGGGCAAAGAGCAGTGGAAGACCTGCTTCGTGGTGCTCAG CAACGGGATCTTGTACCAGTACCCGGACCGCACGGACgtcacccctctgctctccaTCAACATGGG cGGCGAGCAGTGCGGGGGATGCCGGCGCTCCAACACCACCGACCGGCCCCACTCCTTCCAGGTGATCCTGACGGACCGGCCCTCCCTGGAGCTGAGCGCCGACAACGAGGCCGACATGGCAGACTGGATGCAGTACTTCTGCCAGGCCGTCTCCAAAGGG GTAATCCCCCAGGGCGTTGCCCCCACGCCttgtgtcccctgctgcctcgtGCTGACGGACAAGAAGGCCTTCACCTGCCATGAGGACTGCCAGACAAGCTTCTTCCGCTCGCTGGGCACCGTGGAGCTGACGGATGTCACCACCGTCTCCACGGAGGCCGGCAAGGAGTACTGTATCCTA GAGTTTGCTCAGGACCGCAAGCAGTTCCTGCCCCCCTGGGTCCTCTATTTTAGTTGCACTACAGAACTGGAGAGGTTCCTCTCGGCGCTGAACGCCGCGTGGAAGAACATCTACCAG GTCGATCTTCTGCACAAGGCCATCCTGGACGCCGCCGTCAAGAAGAAATGCGAAGACGCTCAGAGCCTCATCGACAGCGCCTGGCAGCGCAGCGACAGCCTGTGCCGTGGACGAGCCGAGCGGGACCCGTGGTGTTAA